The Mastomys coucha isolate ucsf_1 unplaced genomic scaffold, UCSF_Mcou_1 pScaffold14, whole genome shotgun sequence genome window below encodes:
- the LOC116088791 gene encoding aquaporin-12, giving the protein MASLNVSLCFFFATCAICEVTRRASKALLPSGTYASFVREAVGAAQLAACCLEMRVLVELGPWAGGFGPDLLLTLVFLLFLVHGVTFDGASANPTVALQEFLMVKASLRNTLLKLSAQVLGAQAACALTRRCWAWELSELHLLQSLMAVHCSSTLRTSVLQGMLLEGACTFFFHLSLLHLQHSLLVYRVPALALLVTLMAYTAGPYTSAFFNPALAASVTFHCAGNTLLEYAHVYCLGPVAGMILAVLLHQGHLPRLFQRNLFYRQKSKYRTPRGKLASGSVDTKMHKGE; this is encoded by the exons ATGGCCAGTCTGAATGTgtccctctgtttcttttttgctaCCTGTGCCATCTGTGAGGTGACTAGAAGGGCATCTAAGGCCTTGCTCCCATCAGGTACCTATGCCAGTTTTGTCCGGGAGGCAGTGGGCGCAGCCCAGCTGGCAGCCTGCTGCCTAGAGATGCGAGTGCTGGTGGAGCTCGGCCCCTGGGCTGGGGGCTTCGGGCCTGACCTGTTGCTGACCCTAGTCTTCCTGCTTTTCCTGGTGCACGGAGTCACCTTCGATGGGGCCTCTGCCAACCCCACCGTGGCCCTGCAGGAGTTCCTCATGGTGAAGGCCTCGCTGCGCAACACTCTGCTGAAACTGTCAGCCCAGGTGCTGGGTGCACAGGCTGCCTGTGCCCTGACCCGGCGCTGCTGGGCCTGGGAGCTCAGCGAACTACACTTACTACAGAGCCTCATGGCTGTACACTGCAGCTCGACCCTGCGGACATCAGTGTTGCAGGGCATGCTGCTGGAGGGTGCCTGCACCTTCTTCTTCCACCTGAGCCTCCTGCACCTGCAGCACAGCCTTCTTGTCTACAGGGTGCCTGCCCTGGCCCTGCTGGTCACTCTCATGGCCTACACAG CCGGGCCCTACACATCTGCCTTCTTCAATCCTGCTCTGGCTGCCTCTGTCACATTCCACTGCGCTGGGAACACCTTGCTGGAGTATGCCCACGTGTACTGCCTGGGTCCTGTGGCAG GGATGATCCTGGCTGTCCTCCTCCATCAGGGCCACCTTCCCCGCCTTTTCCAGAGAAATCTGTTCTACCGACAGAAAAGCAAATACCGAACTCCCAGGGGGAAGCTGGCCTCAGGTTCCGTGGATACCAAGATGCACAAAGGGGAGTAG